Proteins encoded by one window of Paenibacillus urinalis:
- a CDS encoding ABC transporter substrate-binding protein, whose translation MKFVFKSTGILLLSGAIVISGCSGGSGDSNNTEQAVDFNKTGLPIVEETISLKMVSPKAALAPEYSEMEIFKRLEEETNVNIEWENIPDTDFAEKKNLLLASGNLPDAFYGAGFSDYELINYGEDGTIIPLEELIEQYAPNLKALLDRRPDIKTSITAPDGHIYGLPSWEENNLGTNPFFHIINKKWLDKLGLNMPKTLDEYTEALVAFKTQDPNGNDKADEIPLSFMHMQWCMDIAGMFGAFGLPDNLEHRIVRDGKVIFTATQPEYKEALKYFHEKWYKQGLIDPESFTQDAAQYLAKGKTTDETLGSYIWWEKEEVVGPERAQDYELLAPLIGPDGSQTIGRSNGGGPGRGAFVITKENQNPEITMRWIDQQYEPYMAAQIHWGPLDVVFEKDENGKLVNLPLPDGTSAGEFRQKVAPGTGGPGVITNEDFGKVVDMEPRAQQRAKDLEKYYDPYMEKENYPSIFFEPEELDNINKIETELIKYVNTERGKFIVDGGIDEQWDRYVETLEKMGLNELMEIYQNALDRYNANLNNNNN comes from the coding sequence GTACGGGGATTCTATTACTTTCTGGAGCGATTGTAATAAGTGGATGCTCTGGAGGCAGTGGCGATTCAAACAATACCGAACAAGCTGTCGACTTCAACAAGACGGGTCTTCCGATTGTCGAAGAAACGATATCGTTAAAAATGGTATCCCCAAAAGCTGCGTTAGCACCAGAATATTCGGAGATGGAAATCTTCAAACGTCTGGAAGAAGAAACTAACGTTAACATCGAATGGGAGAACATTCCGGATACTGACTTTGCAGAGAAGAAAAATTTGCTGCTGGCCAGCGGCAATCTACCAGATGCGTTCTATGGAGCCGGATTTTCGGATTATGAATTAATTAATTACGGTGAAGACGGAACCATCATACCTTTAGAAGAATTAATTGAGCAATACGCTCCTAATTTGAAAGCGCTCTTAGATCGAAGACCAGATATTAAAACATCGATCACAGCACCGGACGGACATATTTATGGTCTTCCTTCATGGGAAGAAAATAACCTTGGAACGAACCCTTTCTTCCATATTATCAACAAAAAATGGCTCGACAAATTAGGCCTCAACATGCCAAAGACGTTGGATGAATATACGGAGGCCCTCGTTGCATTTAAAACACAAGATCCGAACGGAAACGACAAAGCCGATGAGATACCGTTAAGCTTCATGCATATGCAATGGTGTATGGACATTGCAGGAATGTTCGGAGCATTTGGGCTTCCGGATAACTTGGAACACCGGATCGTCCGTGATGGGAAAGTTATTTTTACAGCTACTCAGCCCGAATACAAGGAAGCTCTCAAATATTTTCATGAAAAATGGTATAAGCAAGGATTGATTGACCCCGAATCCTTTACTCAGGATGCAGCACAATATCTCGCCAAGGGTAAAACAACAGATGAAACACTGGGCTCTTATATTTGGTGGGAAAAAGAGGAAGTTGTGGGGCCTGAACGGGCTCAAGATTATGAGCTGTTAGCTCCTCTAATCGGGCCAGATGGATCCCAAACTATTGGACGAAGCAACGGAGGAGGTCCGGGTCGTGGTGCATTTGTAATCACAAAAGAAAATCAAAACCCTGAGATTACGATGCGTTGGATCGATCAGCAGTATGAACCCTACATGGCAGCGCAAATTCACTGGGGACCGCTGGATGTCGTGTTTGAAAAGGACGAGAACGGAAAATTAGTCAATTTACCTCTTCCTGATGGAACCTCAGCAGGCGAATTCCGTCAAAAAGTCGCTCCTGGAACAGGGGGTCCAGGCGTTATTACGAACGAAGACTTCGGAAAAGTGGTGGATATGGAGCCTCGGGCCCAGCAGCGTGCTAAAGATTTGGAGAAATATTACGATCCTTACATGGAAAAGGAAAACTATCCAAGCATCTTCTTTGAGCCTGAAGAGCTGGATAATATCAATAAGATTGAGACGGAACTCATTAAATATGTGAATACAGAGCGAGGAAAATTTATTGTTGATGGCGGTATAGATGAACAGTGGGATCGTTATGTAGAGACTCTTGAGAAGATGGGACTCAATGAACTGATGGAAATCTACCAAAATGCGTTGGATCGTTACAATGCAAATTTAAACAATAACAATAATTAA